A window of the Balneola sp. genome harbors these coding sequences:
- a CDS encoding acriflavin resistance protein — translation MSLSSLSIRRPVLATVFSIVIVLFGIISFNYLPVREYPAVDPPIVTVSTSYIGANAEVIESQITEPLEEEINGIAGIKNLTSVSREGRSTVTVEFDLDVDLETAANDVRARVSRAVRNIPPDADPPVVSKADADARPILFFNIKSDSRNLLQLTDIAINYFKERVQTIPGVSSVQIWGDKTYSMRLWLDPMKLAAYDLTPLDVRNSLSSENVELPSGRIEGNLTELTVRTMGRMSTVDEFNDLIISQRNGSNIKLRDLGYAELGPQNERTILKRDGVPMVGVVLVPQPGANQIDIADEFYNRANAIEKDLPADIETAIGFDTTEYVRASIDEVQQTIFIAFLLVIAIIFLFLRDWRTTIIPVVVIPIALIGAFFVMYLAGFSINVLTLLAIVLAIGLVVDDAIVVLENIYAKIEQGLEPTIAGILGSREIFFAVIATSAALVSVFMPILFLGGITGRLFREFGIVIAGAVIISSFVALTLTPMLSTKLLKKREKHNKFYEMTEPFFIAMNRAYKNSLQTFMNNRWVSFLVIAASGGLIYLFMLTLPQEIAPLEDRSRVRMFSQAPEGASYEYMDNYMDRLVKLVQDSVPEAEAVISVTSPGFGASSSVNSGFAFAILKDPAERDRSQNEVADYLTQLVTTLSGAQTFVSQEQTIGNNRGGLPVQYVLQNQNFDKLKEVIPAFLEEARNNPTFTYQDVDLKFNKPELQVSIDRERAQDLGVSVRDIAETLQLSLSGQRFDFFIMNGKQYQVIGQVSRSNRDEPVDLRSLYVRNNSGQLIQLDNLVTVAEQSSPPQLYRFNRYASATISASLAPGQTISDGIETMDEIAARVLDDTFTTSLSGASRDFVESSSSLGFIFMLALALVYLVLSAQFESFRDPFTIMLTVPLALAGALLSMWYFNESLNIFSQIGMIMLIGLVTKNGILIVEFANQRQRQGLSIMDAILDASAARFRPILMTSISTVLGILPIALALGAGAESRTSMGIAVIGGLIIGSLLTLYIIPAMYSYLSPVKSDDDIIDEESIEKAEKELDTAPV, via the coding sequence ATGAGTTTATCATCACTGAGTATTCGTCGCCCGGTTCTAGCTACCGTTTTTTCAATTGTGATTGTCCTGTTCGGGATCATTTCCTTTAACTATCTCCCTGTGCGGGAATATCCAGCCGTAGATCCGCCCATCGTTACCGTGAGTACCTCATACATTGGGGCAAATGCTGAAGTGATTGAATCGCAGATTACTGAGCCTCTCGAGGAAGAGATTAACGGCATAGCCGGCATCAAGAACTTAACCTCAGTAAGCCGTGAGGGCAGAAGTACGGTAACAGTGGAATTTGATTTAGATGTAGATCTTGAAACAGCTGCCAACGATGTGCGGGCCAGGGTTTCCAGAGCTGTTCGAAATATCCCACCCGACGCAGACCCACCAGTTGTATCGAAAGCGGATGCCGATGCTCGTCCTATCTTGTTTTTCAATATTAAGAGTGATTCACGGAATCTCCTGCAACTGACGGATATTGCGATAAACTATTTCAAAGAACGCGTTCAAACTATCCCCGGTGTAAGCAGTGTGCAAATTTGGGGCGACAAGACCTACTCTATGCGCCTTTGGTTAGATCCAATGAAGTTGGCTGCCTATGACTTGACTCCACTGGATGTAAGAAATTCATTGTCCAGTGAAAATGTAGAACTTCCTTCCGGTCGAATTGAAGGTAATCTTACTGAACTTACGGTAAGGACGATGGGCCGAATGTCAACCGTTGATGAGTTCAACGATTTGATTATCAGCCAGAGAAATGGAAGTAATATCAAGCTTCGGGATTTGGGTTATGCTGAGTTAGGTCCCCAAAATGAGCGGACCATTCTTAAGCGTGATGGAGTGCCTATGGTGGGAGTAGTGCTGGTTCCACAGCCCGGAGCCAACCAAATTGATATCGCCGATGAATTCTACAATAGAGCCAACGCTATTGAAAAGGATTTGCCAGCTGATATTGAAACAGCCATTGGCTTTGATACCACCGAATACGTCCGGGCTTCTATTGATGAAGTACAGCAAACTATTTTCATCGCATTTCTTCTGGTAATTGCTATTATTTTCCTTTTCCTCAGAGACTGGCGAACTACCATTATTCCTGTAGTGGTAATTCCAATTGCTCTAATTGGCGCCTTTTTTGTGATGTATTTGGCAGGATTTTCAATAAATGTATTAACGCTCTTAGCCATTGTACTTGCTATCGGCTTGGTGGTTGATGATGCGATTGTGGTTCTTGAAAACATCTATGCAAAAATTGAGCAAGGACTTGAGCCCACGATAGCGGGTATCTTGGGTTCAAGGGAAATTTTCTTTGCTGTAATTGCAACTTCAGCGGCATTGGTTTCTGTATTTATGCCGATTTTATTTTTGGGAGGAATTACCGGTCGGCTTTTCCGTGAGTTTGGAATCGTTATTGCCGGCGCCGTAATTATATCCTCATTTGTGGCGCTTACCCTTACTCCTATGCTTTCAACTAAGCTGTTGAAGAAAAGGGAAAAGCATAACAAGTTTTATGAAATGACCGAGCCGTTCTTTATCGCGATGAACAGAGCGTATAAGAATTCACTCCAAACATTTATGAATAACCGCTGGGTTTCATTTCTGGTGATTGCGGCTTCTGGTGGACTAATCTATTTGTTCATGCTAACGCTGCCGCAGGAAATAGCTCCGTTGGAAGATCGAAGTCGGGTTCGAATGTTTTCTCAGGCTCCTGAAGGGGCTTCTTATGAGTACATGGATAACTACATGGATCGCTTGGTGAAATTGGTTCAGGACAGCGTGCCGGAAGCTGAAGCAGTTATTTCAGTCACATCGCCGGGATTTGGTGCTTCCAGTTCCGTGAACTCAGGATTTGCCTTTGCCATTTTGAAAGATCCTGCAGAAAGGGACAGGTCTCAGAATGAAGTGGCCGACTACCTTACTCAATTGGTAACGACCTTAAGTGGGGCTCAAACTTTTGTATCTCAGGAACAGACAATCGGTAACAACAGGGGAGGATTGCCAGTGCAATATGTTCTGCAGAATCAGAATTTTGATAAGCTGAAAGAAGTCATTCCTGCCTTTCTCGAAGAAGCCCGAAATAATCCGACTTTCACCTATCAGGATGTTGATCTGAAATTCAACAAACCCGAGCTACAAGTTTCTATTGATCGAGAACGAGCCCAGGATTTAGGAGTTTCTGTACGTGATATTGCGGAAACACTACAGCTTTCATTAAGTGGACAGCGTTTTGATTTCTTCATTATGAACGGGAAGCAGTATCAGGTAATTGGTCAGGTTAGCCGAAGTAATCGTGATGAACCGGTCGATTTAAGGAGTCTGTACGTGAGAAATAATTCAGGGCAGCTCATACAATTAGATAACTTAGTAACGGTAGCAGAGCAAAGCAGTCCACCGCAACTCTACAGATTTAACCGCTATGCTTCGGCCACAATTTCTGCGAGTTTAGCCCCGGGTCAAACCATTTCTGATGGAATTGAAACCATGGATGAAATTGCTGCTCGTGTTCTTGATGATACGTTTACAACGAGTCTATCCGGTGCTTCACGGGATTTTGTGGAGAGTTCCTCCAGCTTAGGTTTCATATTTATGCTGGCACTCGCCTTGGTTTATTTAGTTCTCTCTGCACAGTTTGAAAGTTTCAGAGATCCATTCACCATTATGTTAACGGTGCCACTTGCACTCGCCGGTGCTTTATTGAGTATGTGGTATTTCAATGAGAGCTTGAATATTTTCTCCCAAATCGGGATGATCATGCTGATAGGTTTAGTAACTAAAAACGGAATTCTGATTGTAGAATTTGCAAACCAGCGTCAGCGACAAGGTTTATCGATCATGGACGCCATTTTAGATGCTTCTGCTGCTCGTTTCCGTCCAATTTTGATGACCAGTATTTCTACAGTGCTTGGGATTTTACCAATAGCCTTAGCTCTTGGAGCAGGCGCAGAAAGCCGAACTTCAATGGGTATTGCCGTTATTGGTGGATTGATCATTGGTAGTTTACTCACGCTCTACATTATCCCAGCTATGTACTCCTACCTTTCGC